In the Rhinatrema bivittatum chromosome 6, aRhiBiv1.1, whole genome shotgun sequence genome, one interval contains:
- the LPAR4 gene encoding lysophosphatidic acid receptor 4: protein MGNHSDNQTCLIDDSFKYNLYGAVYSVVFVLGLITNCTSLFVFCFRMKMRNETAIFMTNLAVSDLLFVFTLPFKIFYNFNRHWPFGDGLCKISGTAFLTNIYGSMLFLTCISVDRFLAIVYPFRSRTIRTRRNSVVVCIGVWILVLSGGILASLFSTTNVSNTSTTCFEGFSKSTWKTYLSKITIFIEVVGFLIPLLLNLTCSSLVLRTLRKPATLCQIGTNKEKVLKMIVVHVLIFIVCFVPYNSILFLYALVRSQAIADCSVEKFARTLYPITLCFATLNCCFDPFVYYFTSESFQKSFNINAHLKMDSLFKTDAPLTVKNTMPTIQDELSDQAVTNGRDLMSESKF, encoded by the coding sequence ATGGGAAACCACAGTGATAACCAAACGTGTCTCATAGATGACTCCTTTAAGTACAACCTGTATGGAGCAGTGTACAGTGTGGTGTTTGTCTTGGGCCTGATCACAAACTGTACATCCCTATTTGTCTTCTGCTTCAGAATGAAAATGAGAAACGAAACAGCCATTTTCATGACAAACCTTGCTGTCTCTGACCTGCTTTTTGTATTCACTTTGCCCTTCAAGATTTTTTATAACTTCAACAGGCACTGGCCCTTTGGAGATGGTCTGTGCAAGATTTCAGGGACAGCATTTCTGACCAACATATATGGGAGCATGCTGTTTCTTACTTGCATTAGTGTGGACCGGTTTCTTGCTATTGTCTACCCATTCAGATCTCGCACCATAAGGACACGAAGAAATTCTGTTGTGGTGTGCATAGGAGTCTGGATTTTAGTGCTGAGTGGAGGCATTTTAGCATCCTTGTTTTCCACCACCAATGTCTCCAACACAAGCACAACATGCTTTGAGGGTTTCTCCAAGAGCACTTGGAAAACTTACTTATCAAAGATCACCATATTCATTGAAGTGGTGGGCTTTTTGATTCCCTTACTGCTAAACCTTACTTGTTCCTCCCTGGTTCTGAGGACTCTACGGAAACCTGCTACCTTGTGTCAGATCGgaacaaacaaagaaaaagtgCTGAAGATGATTGTTGTGCATGTGCTTATTTTCATAGTCTGCTTTGTTCCATACAATTCTATACTTTTCTTGTATGCTCTGGTACGGTCACAGGCTATAGCAGATTGCTCCGTAGAGAAGTTTGCCAGGACTTTGTATCCCATCACACTGTGCTTTGCAACACTGAATTGCTGTTTTGATCCATTTGTTTATTACTTCACCTCAGAATCTTTTCAGAAGTCTTTTAACATAAATGCCCATCTCAAAATGGACTCGCTCTTCAAAACTGATGCACCATTAACAGTGAAGAACACCA